The Thermoanaerobaculia bacterium genome contains a region encoding:
- a CDS encoding DNA-3-methyladenine glycosylase I, with protein sequence MKTRSGFPSKLPRRLSGLRSPDSSLAALPAAQWRPECAGPIAARLSLAPSLRETTCAAGAGAQRGGGGPGGRVARSTSRRAATRSGFPSKLPRRCAWAGTDPLYVGYHDAEWGVPVRDDRVLFEFLILEGFQAGLSWITILRKREAFRRAFDEFDAAKIARYGARVRERLMKNEAIVRNRAKIAAASGNAKAFLDVRRERGSFASYLWDFVGGRPIRNRFRTLADVPAETDESRALSKDLRARGFNFVGPTICYAFMQATGMVNDHLVSCFRHAEIAKLG encoded by the coding sequence CAAGCTCCCGCGACGCCTCTCCGGGCTTCGTTCTCCCGATTCCTCCCTGGCCGCGCTGCCGGCAGCGCAATGGCGGCCCGAGTGCGCGGGGCCCATCGCGGCGCGACTAAGTCTCGCGCCATCGCTGCGCGAGACGACTTGCGCCGCGGGAGCGGGAGCGCAGCGAGGGGGTGGCGGTCCCGGCGGTCGAGTCGCTCGTTCGACGAGCCGCCGGGCCGCCACGCGCTCCGGTTTCCCGAGCAAGCTCCCGCGACGGTGCGCCTGGGCCGGGACCGATCCCCTGTACGTCGGCTACCACGACGCGGAATGGGGCGTCCCGGTCCGCGACGACCGCGTGCTGTTCGAGTTTTTGATTCTCGAGGGTTTCCAGGCGGGCCTTTCGTGGATCACGATCCTTCGCAAACGCGAGGCCTTCCGGAGAGCGTTCGACGAGTTCGACGCCGCGAAGATCGCGCGGTACGGAGCGCGCGTCCGGGAACGGCTGATGAAGAATGAAGCGATCGTCCGGAACCGCGCGAAGATCGCGGCGGCCTCCGGCAACGCGAAGGCGTTCCTGGACGTCCGCCGGGAACGCGGCTCCTTCGCGAGCTATCTCTGGGACTTCGTCGGCGGCCGGCCGATCCGCAACCGGTTCCGGACGCTCGCCGACGTCCCTGCCGAAACCGACGAGTCCCGGGCGCTTTCGAAGGACCTCCGGGCCCGCGGATTCAACTTCGTCGGCCCGACGATCTGCTACGCGTTCATGCAGGCGACCGGGATGGTGAACGATCACCTCGTCTCGTGCTTTCGGCACGCGGAGATCGCGAAGCTCGGATAG